From a single Botrytis cinerea B05.10 chromosome 16, complete sequence genomic region:
- the Bcsyt1 gene encoding Bcsyt1 codes for MPLLRRRAAASDAEMRRHSFLPTDANTLNPILDTELPDGRASEQMPRRPSPGDFQLNTAEPGAMASLPMLHRPATDYPTALQRSGSPPIQEETSKHRRFSMLRFRHASDSQLSTRSRLQAQSAIAEDAPPIPQPPEIITTAPTMDFNGGRPSKKKSRVRLPGRTKSTVVNNNRAKQPELPPSQPEDTSDIELLSKKERRKTMSESGPSNKSRVTFDEPNRPMTHGNGGSPPAYGDEASSALALPVNRLSESSRSDASSGEHGVYATTTTTTHTVQTTTTFFRLPRRKKPAPLFDLSHLPQKSAQNDASNSLSVTRYPTAPSSDSVRAITPKSSEDLTPQGSHSPFPPSPSHTPSSPSALMKTSSGVGRPGTPLLRQGSTASSSRSSPTRSRLTLRGRSSTLSSLRNAPNEDSLPTPTLPSTRTSTSTGRKSFGDLFNITARLRQNPEPANNSGPTTPASNTSKNNSMQLNREEAIILPERFDDDTPANYLVRLEEAVSRGVVASVLSKGTDSFSQAVLRSYMRGFGFFGDPMDMAIRKLLMEVELPKETQQIDRCLQGFANRYHECNPGIYASPDQAYFIAFSLLILHTDVFNKNNKHKMTKADYIKNTHGEGIFDEILECFYDNISYTPFIHVEDDLDINGERIIPHKMKKKSKILRGGGDPNKRPSKEPVDPYTLILDSKLDTLRPNLKDVMHLDEHYSYLGTAPSLNLRDLQKTFFKTGVLQIVSARSRPDAFMSEKTVTNPEEAQAGIVDIKITKVGLLWRKDAKKKKTRSPWQEWGAILTGAQLYFFRNTAWIKSLMHQHETHIKQGHDGTPVIFKPPLEQFKPDALMSTDDAVALVDSTYKKHKHAFVFVRHGGFEETFLADNEDEMNDWLAKLNYAAAFRTAGVRMRGVVGGNYEGQRNRGIRRLDSANESTRFIQTPSGEVSIVSGKIDNKMQDDILAARRQIMLQKVVEAEEKLTVAVKQLDSQLRNARHLQILAPVQPKTREQVLSAAARMAAQLKWGRMEIWRLKCHRDILILDLDEEKNMEGDFVQKTDSNGDTPMSARSALSRLQSKASSLAPQGTPKSPTLDSITRPSTSGPSLLPSTEREHTADDIFQAAPNSMHKSQASWELPPLVPNEHVTRKPSVSSVVPPSPSLATMPSRSSLNQAPTLSSKPSDPNLDAAEQSVLEQTGLVDSDMASEENKEQSTEKDKFGKGKIRRSIHQTLREAHVPAHHRSRRGKDSNSSAGMSDEGTTDEILSRGSGSFVVHGKKASVITFGTELQSMSPEERLRLRKQPHKDDSEATSPATIDDDFHSVLAEPIEFRQRHNSAASTSTATAMSFRELHRKYSSQHSDRPLNLAVNVDDDDEAAVSMSDGRRSPLPPVEDENEDEDSSSNERTKFYTPDPSPRGAEFDEHSLVEPNPQYEIEHIDSNERLPSPTLQTVGA; via the exons ATGCCACTACTCCGTCGTCGTGCTGCTGCCAGCGATGCTGAAATGCGACGACATAGCTTCTTGCCGACCGATGCAAATACTTTAAACCCAATTCTCGATACCGAACTTCCAGATGGCAGAGCGAGTGAACAAATGCCACGACGTCCTTCGCCTGgagattttcaattaaacACGGCAGAGCCAGGAGCAATGGCATCGTTACCCATGTTACATAGGCCTGCCACAGATTATCCCACTGCGCTTCAGCGATCGGGCTCACCACCGATACAGGAGGAAACGTCGAAACATCGTCGCTTCTCTATGTTAAGGTTTCGACATGCTTCCGACTCACAATTGTCCACCAGGTCGCGATTACAGGCTCAGAGTGCAATAGCGGAAGATGCTCCTCCAATCCCTCAGC CCCCAGAGATTATCACTACTGCTCCAACCATGGATTTCAATGGAGGTCGCCCAAGTAAGAAAAAGTCGCGCGTCAGACTTCCTGGCCGTACCAAATCGACTGTTGTGAACAACAATCGAGCGAAGCAACCAGAGCTACCGCCATCACAACCAGAAGATACGTCGGATATCGAATTGCTCTCGAAGAAAGAACGCAGGAAGACAATGTCAGAGTCGGGCCCGAGCAATAAATCCCGTGTTACTTTTGACGAACCAAATCGCCCAATGACCCACGGCAATGGTGGCTCTCCTCCTGCATATGGAGACGAAGCATCCTCGGCATTGGCTCTACCAGTAAATAGACTTTCGGAATCTTCAAGATCAGATGCAAGCTCGGGCGAACATGGTGTGTATGCAACGACGACCACCACCACGCATACTGTCCAAACAACAACTACCTTCTTTCGTCTTCCTCGCCGGAAGAAGCCCGCCCCATTATTCGATCTCAGCCATCTTCCACAAAAGTCCGCGCAAAACGATGCTTCAAATTCGCTTTCTGTCACGAGGTACCCCACTGCTCCTTCATCCGACTCGGTTCGGGCCATAACCCCCAAATCATCGGAAGACCTGACGCCGCAAGGTTCGcattctccattcccacCGTCGCCGTCTCACACCCCTTCATCTCCCAGTGCTTTGATGAAGACATCGTCGGGTGTAGGTCGGCCGGGCACCCCCTTATTAAGGCAAGGGTCCACTGCGTCATCTTCGAGATCGTCACCTACCCGTTCCAGATTAACACTGCGCGGACGTTCATCCACTCTGAGCTCGTTGAGAAATGCACCAAATGAAGATTCTCTACCGACACCCACATTACCGTCAACCAGGACTTCTACATCCACTGGTAGGAAAAGTTTTGGCgatttgtttaatattaCAGCTCGGTTGCGCCAGAATCCTGAACCCGCGAATAATTCGGGACCTACCACTCCTGCTTCAAATACTTCGAAGAACAATTCTATGCAACTGAACCGAGAAGAGGCTATCATTCTGCCGGAACGATTCGATGATGATACACCAGCTAATTACTTAGTCAGGCTTGAAGAGGCAGTTAGTCGAGGTGTTGTAGCTAGTGTACTGTCGAAAGGGACAGACTCTTTCTCCCAGGCTGTTCTTCGTAGCTATATGAGAGGGTTTGGTTTCTTTGGAGATCCTATGGACATGGCCATTCGAAAGTTGCTCATGGAAGTTGAGCTCCCCAAGGAGACTCAACAGATCGACAGGTGCTTGCAAGGTTTTGCCAACAGGTATCATGAGTGCAATCCTGGCATCTATGCATCTCCTGACCAAGCCTACTTTATCGCCTTTTCACTTCTTATCTTACACACAGATGTATTCAACAAAAATAACAAACACAAGATGACAAAGGCAGACTACATCAAGAATACTCACGGTGAAGGAATCTTTGACGAAATCCTGGAATGCTTCTATGATAACATCTCATATACACCCTTCATCCACGTGGAGGATGACCTAGATATCAATGGCGAAAGAATCATACCCcacaaaatgaaaaagaagtcgaagattCTTCGGGGAGGTGGCGATCCTAACAAACGTCCTTCGAAAGAACCAGTTGACCCTTATACCTTGATTCTTGATAGCAAACTTGATACTCTGCGCCCCAACTTGAAGGACGTCATGCATCTTGACGAACATTATAGTTATCTTGGCACTGCGCCGTCTCTGAATCTACGAGATTTACAAAAGACATTCTTCAAGACAGGTGTTTTACAGATTGTTTCCGCCAGATCACGACCAGATGCCTTCATGTCGGAAAAAACTGTCACAAATCCCGAGGAAGCACAAGCCGGTATCGTGGACATTAAAATCACCAAGGTGGGTTTGTTATGGCGAAAAGAtgccaagaagaagaagactcGCTCTCCGTGGCAGGAGTGGGGAGCTATACTGACTGGTGCTCAATTGTACTTTTTTCGAAATACCGCGTGGATCAAGAGCTTGATGCATCAGCACGAGACGCATATTAAACAAGGTCACGATGGCACGCCTGTCATTTTCAAGCCTCCACTAGAACAATTCAAGCCCGACGCATTAATGTCGACTGACGATGCAGTCGCTTTGGTAGATTCTACCTACAAGAAGCACAAGCACGCTTTTGTCTTTGTGCGCCATGGAGGATTTGAGGAAACTTTCTTAGCCgacaatgaagatgagatgaatgattggCTGGCTAAGCTCAACTATGCCGCAGCATTTCGGACTGCTGGAGTTCGTATGCGTGGTGTGGTAGGTGGTAACTACGAAGGGCAACGTAACCGAGGTATTCGTCGACTAGATAGTGCAAACGAATCCACCAGGTTCATTCAAACACCTTCTGGTGAAGTTTCTATAGTCAGTGGAAAGATTGACAACAAAATGCAGGACGATATTTTGGCCGCACGTCGCCAAATTATGCTGCAAAAAGTGGTTGAAGCCGAAGAAAAGCTTACCGTTGCAGTTAAACAGTTGGATTCTCAACTTCGAAATGCTCGCCACCTACAAATTCTAGCTCCAGTTCAACCAAAGACTAGAGAGCAAGTTTTGTCAGCTGCGGCTCGCATGGCTGCCCAATTGAAGTGGGGTCGAATGGAAATTTGGCGTTTGAAGTGTCACAgggatattttgattttggatttggatgaagagaaaaaCATGGAAGGAGATTTTGTGCAGAAGACGGATTCAAACGGAGATACACCAATGTCTGCACGATCTGCTTTGAGCCGCTTGCAATCCAAGGCAAGTAGCTTAGCACCGCAAGGCACGCCTAAATCGCCAACATTGGATTCCATTACTCGGCCTTCTACGTCCGGTCCATCGCTTTTACCGTCAACGGAGAGGGAACACACAGCGGATGACATATTTCAGGCAGCACCAAACTCAATGCACAAATCTCAAGCATCTTGGGAACTTCCGCCTTTGGTTCCCAACGAACACGTTACACGTAAGCCTTCAGTTTCCAGTGTCGTACCGCCAAGTCCCAGTCTTGCCACGATGCCATCTCGTTCTAGCTTGAATCAAGCTCCAACTTTGAGCTCCAAACCTTCGGATCCAAATCTCGATGCTGCAGAGCAATCTGTTCTTGAACAAACTGGGTTGGTCGATTCAGACATGGCGAGCGAAGAGAATAAAGAGCAGTCAACTGAGAAGGACAAGTTTGGCAAAGGCAAAATTCGTCGCAGTATACATCAAACGTTGCGTGAGGCGCATGTTCCAGCGCATCACCGTAGTCGAAGAGGCAAGGACTCAAATTCTAGTGCTGGTATGTCAGATGAAGGCACTACAGATGAAATACTCTCTCGTGGTTCTGGAAGCTTCGTTGTACATGGCAAAAAGGCTTCGGTCATCACGTTCGGGACGGAACTTCAGAGCATGTCACCAGAAGAACGCTTACGTCTTCGTAAGCAGCCTCACAAGGATGACTCTGAAGCAACATCTCCTGCTACTATCGATGACGACTTTCACTCCGTACTTGCTGAACCAATTGAATTTCGCCAGCGCCATAATTCAGCTGCAAGTACAAGTACAGCAACTGCCATGAGTTTTCGGGAATTGCATAGAAAATATTCCTCGCAGCACTCAGACAGACCTCTAAACCTCGCGGTCAACGTagatgacgacgacgaagCGGCAGTAAGTATGTCTGACGGCCGACGAAGCCCATTACCCCCAGTCGAGGACGAAAACGAAGACGAGGATTCAAGTAGTAATGAAAGAACAAAATTCTACACTCCAGATCCCTCACCTCGTGGAGCCGAGTTTGATGAGCATTCGCTAGTTGAACCGAACCCACAGTACGAAATTGAACACATCGATTCGAATGAGCGGCTACCTAGTCCAACTCTTCAAACAGTCGGTGCTTGA
- the Bcsyt1 gene encoding Bcsyt1 yields MPLLRRRAAASDAEMRRHSFLPTDANTLNPILDTELPDGRASEQMPRRPSPGDFQLNTAEPGAMASLPMLHRPATDYPTALQRSGSPPIQEETSKHRRFSMLRFRHASDSQLSTRSRLQAQSAIAEDAPPIPQRKYFPFDVIPPHLGAFCLFK; encoded by the coding sequence ATGCCACTACTCCGTCGTCGTGCTGCTGCCAGCGATGCTGAAATGCGACGACATAGCTTCTTGCCGACCGATGCAAATACTTTAAACCCAATTCTCGATACCGAACTTCCAGATGGCAGAGCGAGTGAACAAATGCCACGACGTCCTTCGCCTGgagattttcaattaaacACGGCAGAGCCAGGAGCAATGGCATCGTTACCCATGTTACATAGGCCTGCCACAGATTATCCCACTGCGCTTCAGCGATCGGGCTCACCACCGATACAGGAGGAAACGTCGAAACATCGTCGCTTCTCTATGTTAAGGTTTCGACATGCTTCCGACTCACAATTGTCCACCAGGTCGCGATTACAGGCTCAGAGTGCAATAGCGGAAGATGCTCCTCCAATCCCTCAGCGCAAgtattttccatttgatGTCATTCCTCCGCATTTAGGGGCTTTTTGTTTGTTCAAATAA